One window of Mediterraneibacter butyricigenes genomic DNA carries:
- the rpoN gene encoding RNA polymerase factor sigma-54, whose amino-acid sequence MELNLTLKQKQQLSQTQIQALEILAMDSIELNQFLRNEYLENPLLEHNDNTSSSISEPLTGYYESMSSNNSALHFESESESKRNRDIPVHNEGSIRDYLLQQLDPNLYTEQEWKLFDYLIECLDDNGFFSIPLEEVAEKSALPVKIVQKCLAILKQLEPYGIFSANLEESLLRQLDALDLNNEVLSVMISNHLQDIADGKISNISREMHLPTVEVRKNIELISHLNPRLLSGFGSEKNDYIIPDIIFQQDDGEWCILLNDSWIENYSLNDYYVKMMESSSDPELSEYFKAKRNRVQFILNSIQQRRQTILAISKVILKQQQAFFESNAPLVPMTMSDVADEIGVHTSTVSRAIKGKYLQYPHGSLFIKNLFTSSVSSNDGNNGITPMYVKQLLKEMIEQENKKKPYSDQALANLLKEQGIQVSRRAVAKYREEMGIRGSFDRKDYSE is encoded by the coding sequence ATGGAGTTGAATCTTACTTTAAAGCAAAAACAGCAACTCTCCCAGACGCAGATCCAGGCACTCGAGATCCTGGCAATGGACAGCATCGAACTGAATCAGTTCCTGCGGAATGAATATCTTGAGAATCCGCTGCTTGAGCACAATGACAATACATCTTCCTCTATTTCGGAGCCACTGACCGGATATTATGAATCCATGTCTTCCAACAATTCCGCTCTGCATTTTGAATCCGAATCCGAATCAAAACGCAACCGGGATATTCCGGTACATAACGAAGGCTCGATTCGTGACTATCTGCTTCAGCAACTGGATCCAAACCTTTACACGGAGCAAGAATGGAAGCTGTTTGACTATCTGATTGAATGTCTGGATGACAACGGATTTTTCTCGATTCCGTTGGAAGAAGTGGCTGAGAAATCCGCCCTTCCGGTTAAAATCGTTCAGAAATGTCTGGCAATCTTAAAGCAGTTAGAGCCTTACGGCATCTTTTCCGCCAATCTGGAGGAGAGTCTTTTAAGACAGTTAGATGCTCTGGATTTAAATAATGAAGTCTTAAGCGTCATGATCTCCAACCATTTGCAGGATATTGCAGACGGAAAGATCAGCAACATTTCCCGGGAAATGCATCTGCCGACCGTGGAAGTCCGCAAAAATATTGAGCTGATCAGCCATTTGAATCCGAGACTTCTCTCCGGCTTCGGTTCCGAGAAGAATGATTACATTATCCCGGATATCATTTTCCAGCAGGATGACGGAGAATGGTGTATTTTATTAAATGATTCCTGGATTGAAAATTATTCCTTAAACGACTATTACGTGAAAATGATGGAAAGTTCCTCCGATCCGGAGCTGTCCGAATATTTCAAGGCCAAACGCAACCGGGTACAATTCATTTTGAACAGCATCCAGCAGCGTCGTCAGACCATTCTGGCAATCTCCAAGGTCATTTTAAAACAGCAACAGGCATTTTTCGAATCCAATGCCCCTCTGGTTCCGATGACCATGAGCGACGTGGCAGATGAAATCGGTGTCCATACTTCAACCGTAAGCCGTGCCATTAAAGGAAAATATCTCCAGTACCCGCACGGAAGTCTGTTTATCAAGAATCTGTTTACTTCCAGCGTTTCTTCCAACGACGGCAATAACGGGATCACACCGATGTATGTCAAGCAGCTTCTGAAAGAAATGATCGAACAGGAAAACAAAAAGAAGCCATACAGTGACCAGGCACTCGCCAATCTTCTGAAAGAACAGGGCATCCAGGT
- a CDS encoding DUF7601 domain-containing protein: MKNKMISRSFAAAMATATMLSTMGLSVCAASEGLYQGDNLTEIPAEKILTTDGTTYQPDTTFSFSVSNGNGTTESTQVTDDKGNLVYAGVTGGLYTDASCGAVFSAASQSSDQIQAIYQANGKLKLDVTAFPKPGVFHYLVSETPSTYDGITSDTNIYDVYVYVYTDDAGNLSIKNVVAKKQTPKGPVKADLTFSNDYGKDNDGTHDVKITKTIAGNQAVKSQNFHFQVKVTAKDGAAEKYLVKYSKDGKTETTDMLQSGVQKEYEMTNEGYVLVYGLSEGDVVDVKEKEANSDGYTTTIQANTTQFGSNLIKNEATGTLQTSVKKDGAIIGYLNEKNGVIPTGVMATVGPSLILVLAATGLGVAFFRKKAE, encoded by the coding sequence ATGAAAAACAAAATGATCAGTCGAAGCTTTGCCGCTGCTATGGCGACCGCAACCATGTTGTCTACAATGGGACTCAGTGTATGTGCTGCATCAGAGGGACTTTATCAGGGAGACAATCTGACAGAAATTCCGGCCGAAAAAATTCTTACCACAGACGGAACAACCTATCAGCCGGATACTACATTTTCATTTTCTGTGAGCAATGGAAATGGCACGACGGAAAGCACACAGGTGACCGATGACAAAGGAAATCTGGTTTATGCCGGAGTCACCGGAGGCCTCTACACCGATGCATCCTGTGGAGCTGTTTTCAGCGCGGCATCCCAGAGTTCCGACCAGATTCAGGCCATCTATCAGGCAAACGGAAAACTGAAACTGGATGTGACGGCATTTCCAAAACCGGGGGTATTCCATTATCTGGTGTCGGAAACACCGAGTACCTATGACGGAATCACATCCGATACCAACATTTATGATGTGTACGTCTATGTTTATACAGACGATGCGGGAAATTTGAGTATAAAAAATGTGGTGGCCAAAAAACAGACGCCGAAGGGACCGGTAAAAGCAGACCTGACATTTTCCAATGATTATGGAAAAGACAATGACGGAACCCATGATGTGAAAATCACCAAAACCATCGCAGGAAATCAGGCAGTAAAAAGCCAGAATTTCCATTTTCAGGTCAAAGTAACAGCGAAAGACGGTGCTGCCGAAAAATATCTGGTGAAATATAGTAAAGACGGCAAGACAGAGACCACAGATATGCTGCAGTCGGGCGTGCAAAAAGAGTATGAAATGACAAATGAAGGATATGTTCTGGTTTATGGATTGTCAGAAGGTGATGTGGTAGATGTAAAAGAAAAGGAAGCAAACAGTGACGGCTATACCACCACGATCCAGGCAAATACAACACAGTTCGGATCGAATCTGATCAAAAATGAAGCAACCGGAACACTCCAGACTTCCGTGAAAAAAGACGGGGCAATCATCGGATATCTGAATGAGAAAAATGGGGTGATCCCGACAGGCGTGATGGCAACGGTAGGCCCGTCGCTGATCCTGGTTCTTGCAGCAACCGGGCTTGGCGTAGCATTTTTCCGCAAGAAAGCAGAGTAA
- the srtB gene encoding class B sortase produces the protein MLTRGIKAADAILSGIVILIITGMLLYGGYSLWDTAAVYRNAYLDDTLKKIKPTDQGGVNPSLEELKKINPQICAWIRVDQTHIDYPVVQGSTNTEYLNKDVYGEFSYSGTLFLDTRNHNTFEDLYSLIYGHHMEHGAMFGDVDKFRDETYFEEHPTGTLYLDGRKENILFFACVKADAADERFYTPENETGQSLQSFVAYIREHAVSGREMEFGENDRIIGLSTCSNTETNGRVILFGKLSNVR, from the coding sequence ATGCTGACGAGGGGAATCAAAGCCGCGGATGCGATCCTGAGCGGAATCGTGATTCTGATCATTACAGGGATGCTGCTGTATGGCGGATATTCCCTGTGGGATACGGCTGCGGTCTATCGGAATGCGTATCTGGATGATACGTTGAAAAAAATAAAACCAACAGATCAGGGAGGGGTGAACCCCTCCCTGGAAGAGTTAAAAAAGATCAATCCCCAGATCTGTGCATGGATTCGGGTGGATCAGACCCATATCGATTATCCGGTGGTACAGGGAAGCACCAACACGGAATATCTGAACAAAGATGTGTATGGGGAATTTTCCTATTCCGGGACGCTGTTTCTGGATACCCGGAATCACAATACCTTTGAGGATTTGTACAGTCTGATCTATGGACATCATATGGAGCATGGGGCCATGTTTGGGGATGTGGACAAGTTCCGGGATGAAACATATTTTGAGGAACATCCCACCGGCACCCTATATCTGGACGGACGCAAAGAGAACATCCTGTTTTTTGCCTGTGTGAAAGCCGATGCTGCCGACGAAAGGTTCTATACGCCGGAAAATGAAACCGGTCAGAGTCTGCAATCGTTCGTGGCTTATATCAGGGAGCATGCTGTATCTGGCCGGGAAATGGAGTTTGGTGAGAACGATCGGATCATCGGGTTGTCAACCTGCTCTAATACTGAGACGAACGGGAGAGTGATTTTGTTCGGAAAACTGAG
- the lepB gene encoding signal peptidase I: MRKRMNERKRALRELATKFLTLLAFFGIVFGVVFGITPMRNQDMMPKISAGDLMVYERLGNSWISGDVVVWKKEGKTYTGRIVAVPGDQVKITEEESLEINGSVVAESNIFYKTPAYEGAVAYPLTLSSGEYFVLGDFREGAKDSRYFGPIERKEIKGKVLVVLRRKEI; encoded by the coding sequence ATGAGAAAACGGATGAATGAAAGGAAACGGGCTCTCAGAGAACTGGCAACAAAATTTTTGACGTTGCTTGCATTTTTCGGAATCGTATTTGGTGTAGTCTTTGGAATTACGCCGATGCGAAATCAGGACATGATGCCGAAAATTTCGGCGGGGGATCTGATGGTCTATGAGCGGCTGGGAAATTCCTGGATCAGCGGGGACGTGGTGGTCTGGAAAAAGGAAGGGAAGACCTATACCGGACGGATCGTCGCGGTTCCGGGGGATCAGGTGAAGATTACGGAAGAAGAAAGTCTGGAAATCAATGGAAGTGTTGTGGCAGAATCCAATATTTTTTATAAAACACCCGCCTATGAGGGGGCAGTCGCATATCCACTCACGCTTTCATCCGGAGAATATTTTGTTCTGGGGGATTTCAGGGAAGGTGCAAAAGACAGCAGATATTTCGGACCGATCGAGAGAAAAGAAATCAAAGGAAAAGTTCTTGTGGTTCTCAGACGGAAAGAAATATAA
- a CDS encoding DUF7601 domain-containing protein: MKKRTRKPLAFLLTMLLLLTAGAQVLAETPTEEKQVVSEVLEQTAQKEEGKAEQKAEESQQESVPEEKKEEIQDEKSAEQTAGNHTEQDTEQREGSREESTGQTEGQTAGTDQMQSEETGTDGLKTQTEAAEADEIRTQAAGATVTLSDSIKTDGCLHAEVTGIADGETVQVKWWKSADKTDGSWTEVTRKKITEDRYNISEDRKSLNVALDGGARSWYKVQILDGEGQVLAETAQPYQIPYYNELRNGDFESPEILNRQSYQPFYDSGADGVVWKTTAKSGKIEFVSADKKKLDGISGLTHQELSIQWHKVEAAADASGGGTQFAELNANESGALYQDVLTTPGATLYWQLSHRARGADSDKYQSGAEDTMYVLIMSTELAEKYNVTTQDKVNRVLSDIRRGGTTYPGARVETITSDNISWHQYSGTYQVQDGQYLTRFFFVAGTTASGDPSVGNHLDAVWFSETLPPPNPENGHLKIQKTVRGLTEEEATSYTLPVTITRTDAGNGSTGEPIRIELTGFKKDAQGNYQASYTQANLPAGTYQVEESVPGMDGYTVRSLCQGQEGTGARIAVPEGETATVSLLNEYTPDLVKLTVTKKVNGNMGDPSQKFAFTLEVNGETKTFTLKDGEKAAFEFPRGSVYTITESKASGYTTTINGKNSADRTISQTLQSDTTVEYVNRKEASVPTGVSDKARPTGLWILLGVFGAAILLPGRSFWKRFGKMKRRKQQENL; the protein is encoded by the coding sequence ATGAAGAAGAGAACGAGAAAACCACTCGCCTTCCTGCTGACCATGTTGCTGCTTCTGACTGCAGGGGCACAGGTACTGGCAGAAACTCCGACGGAAGAGAAACAGGTCGTGTCGGAAGTTCTGGAACAAACTGCGCAAAAGGAAGAAGGAAAGGCAGAACAGAAAGCAGAAGAAAGCCAGCAGGAGTCTGTACCGGAAGAGAAAAAAGAAGAAATACAGGATGAAAAAAGCGCAGAACAAACTGCAGGAAACCACACAGAACAGGATACGGAACAAAGGGAAGGAAGCCGGGAGGAAAGTACCGGGCAAACAGAAGGACAAACTGCCGGAACCGATCAGATGCAGAGTGAGGAGACGGGAACGGACGGACTCAAGACGCAGACCGAGGCGGCAGAAGCAGACGAAATCAGGACACAGGCAGCAGGTGCAACGGTAACTTTGTCAGATTCCATCAAAACGGATGGATGTCTTCACGCGGAGGTGACCGGAATTGCTGACGGGGAAACCGTTCAGGTGAAATGGTGGAAGAGTGCAGACAAAACGGATGGAAGCTGGACAGAAGTAACCAGAAAGAAGATCACGGAAGACCGCTATAACATTTCCGAAGATCGAAAAAGTCTGAATGTAGCGTTGGATGGCGGAGCGAGATCCTGGTATAAGGTGCAGATCCTGGACGGCGAAGGTCAGGTGTTGGCAGAGACAGCTCAGCCTTATCAGATTCCCTATTATAATGAATTGCGTAACGGAGATTTTGAAAGTCCGGAAATTCTGAACAGGCAGAGTTATCAGCCCTTCTATGACAGCGGAGCAGATGGCGTGGTATGGAAGACCACGGCGAAAAGCGGAAAAATAGAATTTGTCAGTGCGGATAAGAAAAAGCTGGATGGAATTTCCGGTCTGACCCATCAGGAACTGTCCATACAGTGGCATAAGGTGGAAGCTGCGGCAGATGCAAGCGGTGGCGGCACGCAGTTTGCAGAGTTAAATGCCAATGAATCCGGAGCCTTGTATCAGGATGTGCTGACTACACCGGGAGCTACCCTTTACTGGCAACTGTCCCACCGGGCGAGAGGCGCGGACAGTGATAAATATCAGTCCGGTGCAGAAGACACCATGTATGTTCTGATCATGTCAACGGAGCTGGCAGAAAAATATAATGTGACCACCCAGGATAAAGTGAATCGGGTGCTGTCAGATATACGAAGAGGCGGAACCACGTATCCGGGAGCGCGGGTAGAAACCATCACCAGCGACAATATTTCCTGGCACCAATATAGCGGAACCTATCAGGTACAGGACGGACAGTATCTTACGCGCTTCTTCTTTGTGGCAGGTACGACCGCTTCAGGAGATCCCAGTGTGGGAAATCATCTGGATGCAGTCTGGTTCAGTGAGACGTTACCGCCGCCAAATCCGGAAAACGGACATTTAAAGATTCAGAAAACAGTGAGAGGGCTGACCGAGGAAGAGGCAACGTCCTACACACTTCCGGTGACGATTACCAGAACGGATGCGGGAAATGGATCGACCGGTGAACCGATCCGGATTGAACTGACCGGTTTTAAGAAGGATGCACAGGGCAACTATCAGGCTTCTTATACACAGGCAAACCTTCCGGCCGGAACTTATCAGGTGGAAGAGAGTGTGCCGGGCATGGACGGGTATACAGTCAGGTCTCTCTGTCAGGGACAGGAAGGAACCGGGGCTCGGATTGCCGTGCCGGAAGGAGAGACGGCAACGGTCAGCCTTCTGAATGAATACACGCCGGATCTGGTCAAACTGACGGTCACAAAGAAAGTGAACGGAAATATGGGAGATCCCTCACAAAAATTTGCCTTTACGCTGGAAGTAAACGGAGAAACAAAAACGTTCACATTGAAAGACGGAGAAAAGGCAGCGTTTGAATTTCCGAGGGGATCCGTTTACACGATTACGGAATCAAAAGCTTCCGGGTACACCACAACCATCAATGGAAAGAATTCGGCGGACCGAACCATTTCGCAGACACTTCAAAGTGATACGACTGTGGAGTACGTAAACCGGAAAGAGGCAAGTGTTCCGACCGGAGTTTCCGATAAGGCAAGACCGACAGGACTGTGGATTTTGCTGGGCGTATTCGGCGCAGCCATTCTGTTGCCGGGAAGATCGTTCTGGAAGCGTTTCGGGAAAATGAAGCGGCGGAAACAACAGGAGAACTTGTAA